The DNA window TCTCAAAGCTGTGGCCGGGCAAGCActgctctgctgcctctgccaacATCAGCTGGGCCAGCACCCAAAGTGCTGCGGCACCCAGCCTGTCACTGGGGCACTGGGACCCACTGGGGAGGGACTGGGACCCaccagggagggactgggagtccttggggaggagcagggacccactggagaagggctgggggcactgggacacactggggaaggagtgggagtacccagggagggactgggagttGTGGGAGATCTGGGGgcactgggacacactggggaaGGACTGGGACCCAATTGAGaagggctgggggcactgggatgcactggggaAGGAGTGGGACCcactggggaagggctgggggggcactgggatcCACTAAGGAAGGACTAGGAGGCACTCGGGGTACTGGGAAAGGACCCCAGCATCCAGAGGGGCCTCAAAGGGGGCACGGGAGGGGGTCATGGGCAGGGGGGGGAGTAATGGGGACCCCGGGGGTCAGGGCACACAAAAAGGGGAGACTCGGGGGGCCGTGAGGTCAACTGAGGGTCAAGGTTAGGCTGGGGGTCATGGGTGGCTCTAGGCCACGCCGGAGGgtccccatgggggggggggggggagggtaaGGTTAGGCCGGGGGTCACGGgcctggtgggggggggggcggggccccCCCCTCACatctccccagcagcccccacagccccACCGCCATCGCCTCCGTGTAGTCCTCCACGGGCCGAGGACAATGAGGACGACGGCTAGAGCGTCGCCCCTTCCCGCCACGTGACCCGCCCGCAAGGAGGCGGAAGTGCCCCTGTACCCTCCTCCCTACCGAGGCAGAAgtgctccctcttccccctccctacCGAGGCGGAccccggtgctggggggggaggtgtgtgaGGGGTGTTGTACAGAAACCTCCCCCCTGCAGCTACACCAAACCCCCATACTCCATTGCCCAATATCCCCCCAAAACAGGGTGGGCTgacccctccttccccccccaccccaaaaggcCTGGTTTGTTTCCCAAACGAGTTTATTGAAAGGCAGGAGgtcagcggggagggggggcactgAGCCCATGTACAACCATTCTCCTTAAAAATGGGGGGGCTGgtggaaaaggggggggggggtcgccaGGCAGTCAGTACTGAACatcagcctttaaaaaaacaggggtttgaggaaaaaaaaaaacagggatggggggggcgggggtccCCACGGGTAGGGGGGTCCTGGTTAGGAGGCATGCTGGGCGGTGGAGAAGCAGAGTTTCAGCGTGTAGGGGTACGGCCCGTctaggggagaagagaaagaagggggggggttAGCAGGGTGCGGGTTGGAGGGGgggcccccctgccccccccggggGTGACTTACTGGGGTTCTTCATCTGGTAGTGGTTGAGGAAGCCGAGGGTCTCCAGGGCATCGCTCTTGGAGTCCCACTCCAGCAGCCCCGAGGAGCTGCGCTCGCCTGCGGGGGGGGTGTCCCTTCCTCAGCCCAGCAGCTGCGACGGCTGTGCCGCCCTGCCCCCCCGcacgccccccccccggggcagggagcACCCCCCGGGCagccgctccctgcccccccacacTTACTCTTCCCCGAGAAGACCTTGACAGAGGAAGGTCGCTTCACACCCAGCTCGTCGCAGATCTGGGGcgcagaagagaggaaaaaaaaaaaaaaaaaaaaagggggggggtgaggaggaggaaaagggaagacgaggaagaggaggagaggagaaggaaagagggagaggaagagaaagcagcaaggaggaaaaagaaaaagaaggcaggaggagaaaaaggagaagaagggaggaggaaaaagagggagtagaagagaagaaaaggacgaggaggcaaaggaagaaaaggacaaggaaaaagagggagagaagaagcgggaaggagggggagaaaaaagtggATGCGGGAGGAAGAGGCAGatgcaaagaggaggaggagggaggaagaggcagacGCAAGGAGGAGGGGGGCAGGCGGGGGTCCACCCCGTACCTCGTAGAAGTTGTCCTCGGTCACCTCCAGGGGAGCGTTGAAGAAGTGGAGGACGTTGCTGGGGTGCTGGATCCTGTTCTTGGCCGCCTGCTCGGGGGTGGAGAAGCGGTTGTTGCGGGAGCCGCTGAAGTCCTTGTAGCTGCAGGATCCATCCTCCAGCCCATAGGACTGTCCGGGCATGATGGCCTGCTGCTTGGAGAcgctgccggggcagggggggtgctCAGCATgacaggcagggctgcccgtcgctccccccaccctggcccAAGACCTACCAGACATTGAGCTTCTGCCCAAACATGAAGTTGTTGTTGAGGTGGGTGATGGCCCGGTCCACAGCATAGCCATCTGCCATCTCCACCATGGCTGCCCCTGGCTTGCTCTTCATGAACTTCACCTGGAAGGGAAGCGGTATAACAGACAATCCCCCCCTCTGtgcccaacaccccccccccatttaccTTCTCCACATTTCCGTAGAGGCAGAAGATGTTAAAGACGCGGTCGCAGTTCATCTTAGACTGATCCAAGCCATAGACCATGAGAACGGGGCTGTCGGCGTGGGGGCCATACTccggtggcggcgggggcggTGGTGGGTGCCCGTACTGGGGGCCGTACCGGCTGGGTCCCCGGCGGTGCCCCCCCACCGGAGGGCCCATCCTTCTCCCTTCATAgtggggcggcgggggcccgTAACCCTCATCGTGGTAGTGCCCGTGGTATCCGCCATGGGGGCCTCCTGTGTGGGTAGAGGGTTGGAGACCCCCCTGGCATCGcatggctccccccccccccgaagggtGCCATACCGTACTCTGCAGGGTGGTCTCCCAGGAGTGGGGGCTGCCGCTGGCGCTTGTTGGGGTTGCCACCCGGGTCTCCTGCAGGTGGAAGAAGAGGTTAGGGTGGTCTTGGTGGGGGGGGAACACCGCTCCCCCAGGGCGCCAGGGGCCCCTCCAGTCCCTGACACCCAAGCCTGGCCCCGGGGAGGCTTTGGGGATCCCCCAGCTACCCCAGGAAGGCAATGGTGGGGCTGGCTCCGAACCCCTGCGCCCAGCTCCCAACCGGGACCCCCCACATCTCCTCCCTGCGGGGACTGAGAGCCCCGGCTGGAGCAAGGGGGCCGATCCTGGGAGAAGaaacacacccccacccccaatccTATCCCCTCCCTCCCGCCCACCAGGGACCAGCCCTGGCCCCCCTAAGCTGACTAGGAGGGAGGTGCGGCGAGGGGAGCGCCCCACTCCGTGCCCCCCGGCCTCTGGGATGCTACTAGTTTCTAcacagccatttaaaaaaaaataaaaattaatgtacaaaaaggaaaaataaaaatgtaaattaaataaaaagtggCAAGACATCTCCCCACCCTGACAAAACGGGAGAGGGAGCAAGACTGGTACAGGCAGCAAAGCAACAGCAGTAACAGGTTAAAACGAGCCATCACGTACAAGGCATAAACACGCTCATGTCACCGTACAgttgctcttctcttccctttacATGACCGGGTTTCGTACAGGTTTATTCCGAGTCAATTACAAAGATTGAAAAGGGCTACTTACAGCAGGAGTACAAAGTACAATGTCCATTGTCatataaaaattctgtatttctcttaCCATTGGACGCTTCAAGAGTGAGTTAGCACAGTTCTGAAAGATGGCGTCCCATCAAACATACACTGCGACCCTGCATCACATGGTTTCAGAGTCATAAACACAGGTCAAAGGCACAAAACCGctacaatttttctttaaaaaaagtaaaatttttttttttttttaaaaaaaaaggtctcacAGATGTTTTGTCCTCAGAAGGTACCGAGAGAGAGGACGTAAAGGTGTGATAAATGAGAGTGTTCCTCCGTGTTTCACCTCCTGCAATTTGTGTTGTGCTGTAACAAAATGGTGCTTCTGGCTCTGTGTAGCTCTTTCCCATGTGCGTGTCTCCTCTGTAATGGAAATGTGTCTCGGCTCGAGCgccagccccacacagccccagCTACGGCCTCCTAGGGACCTGTGTGCCCTTGGAGTTGGGTTGCTTTGTGTTGGctggtttggtggtggttttttgtttgtttggtttgggttttttttgtttgttttgttttctccactTGGCGCTGATATGGTGGCAGTTGAGGACTGCAGGAGAAACAGCGTAAAGCAAAGGAACTGCCCTCCCAAACCAAACCGTGCTGAGAGCAATCCTAAGGTCTTGGAGGGCCTCAGATCTACTCCGGTCTCCGGTAAGAGCGCTGCTGGGCTTGTTTTGAGGACCCTCTGGGCTGTGTTTTCTAGTTCTGTGTACATTCGTGGGTTCGGTTTGGTCTGGTTTTGGTAAGTAAAGGTAAATGTCTGCTGTGGCATGCCGcgcctctttctctctctgtgctgTAGATAGTCCTTGGGCCACGGTGTTGTGTCCTTGATGTAATGAGCTCaagctgctgcttgtttctggATGCTGCGTGTTTTCTCCAGTAAAGGTT is part of the Harpia harpyja isolate bHarHar1 chromosome W unlocalized genomic scaffold, bHarHar1 primary haplotype SUPER_W_unloc_1, whole genome shotgun sequence genome and encodes:
- the HNRNPL gene encoding heterogeneous nuclear ribonucleoprotein L — its product is MSRRRWRGLQSAEGSGRGGEMGKMAAGGGGGSGRYYGEGGRAPKRQKTENAEPLPHGAGGPGGAGGGPGSAGADNYDDPHKTPASPVVHIRGLIDGVVEADLVEALQEFGPISYVVVMPKKRQALVEFEDILGACNAVNYAADNQIYIAGHPAFVNYSTSQKISRPGDTDDSRGVNNVLLFTILNPIYSITTDVLYTICNPCGPVQRIVIFRKNGVQAMVEFDSVQSAQRAKASLNGADIYSGCCTLKIEYAKPTRLNVFKNDQDTWDYTNPNLSGQGDPGGNPNKRQRQPPLLGDHPAEYGGPHGGYHGHYHDEGYGPPPPHYEGRRMGPPVGGHRRGPSRYGPQYGHPPPPPPPPEYGPHADSPVLMVYGLDQSKMNCDRVFNIFCLYGNVEKVKFMKSKPGAAMVEMADGYAVDRAITHLNNNFMFGQKLNVCVSKQQAIMPGQSYGLEDGSCSYKDFSGSRNNRFSTPEQAAKNRIQHPSNVLHFFNAPLEVTEDNFYEICDELGVKRPSSVKVFSGKSERSSSGLLEWDSKSDALETLGFLNHYQMKNPNGPYPYTLKLCFSTAQHAS